In Brachypodium distachyon strain Bd21 chromosome 2, Brachypodium_distachyon_v3.0, whole genome shotgun sequence, one genomic interval encodes:
- the LOC104583273 gene encoding aspartyl protease family protein At5g10770 produces the protein MPVNAVVGHGFVAQVALGTPPTTQTVLIDTAASFSWVQCSPCGARNNNGCYYNQDVPLFDSQTSSTYTAGAQYMDRSVSEGSLSRETLTIGQDNKFPGFVFGCSRRYEAPFGRYSAIFGFANDRLSFFSQVVDKSRQYRAFSYCYLPSPTSVGFIQVGSYDDGGLAFTPMFTKGQDYFLALTDITVGQRQVLRAPDENVRV, from the exons ATGCCGGTGAACGCAGTCGTGGGGCACGGCTTCGTGGCGCAAGTCGCCCTCGGCACGCCGCCCACGACGCAGACCGTCCTCATCGACACCGCGGCGTCCTTCTCGTGGGTGCAGTGCAGCCCCTGCGGCGCCCGTAACAACAACGGCTGCTACTACAACCAGGACGTCCCGCTGTTCGACAGCCAGACGTCCTCCACCTACACCGCG ggagcacaaTATATGGACCGATCGGTGTCCGAGGGGTCGCTGAGCAGGGAAACGCTCACCATCGGCCAAGACAACAAGTTCCCGGGGTTCGTGTTTGGCTGCAGCCGGCGGTACGAGGCACCGTTCGGAAGGTACTCGGCTATCTTCGGCTTTGCAAACGACCGTCTCTCCTTTTTCTCCCAAGTTGTGGACAAATCCCGTCAGTACCGAGCATTCTCCTACTGCTACCTTCCTTCACCCACCTCCGTAGGGTTCATACAAGTGGGGTCATATGACGACGGTGGTTTGGCCTTCACTCCCATGTTCACCAAAGGCCAAGACTACTTCCTAGCGCTGACAGACATCACGGTTGGCCAGCGGCAAGTTCTCCGGGCGCCAGACGAGAACGTCCGAGTTTGA